Proteins encoded together in one Nostoc sp. PCC 7524 window:
- a CDS encoding cob(I)yrinic acid a,c-diamide adenosyltransferase encodes MTRNGIGIRTAQVRSERLTGQIHVYDGVGKGKSQAALGVVLRSIGLGINTPNNSNRVLLLRFLKGPERDYDEDGAIAALQRGFPHLIDQVRTGRAEFFGLDEITAFDRAEAARGWDVAKGAIASGLYSVVVLDELNPVLDLGLLSVDEVVRTIKSKPQELEIIATGRGAPQQLLDIADLHSEMKPQHHPTATELLIKGIEIYTGAGKGKSTSALGKALQAIGRGINHPGSTRVLIMQWLKGGSGYTEDAAIAALRQSYPEVVDHQRCGRDAIVWRNSRQELDYVEAERGWEIAKTAIASGLYKTIILDELNPTVDLELLPVEPIVQALLRKPRDTEIIITGRCQNHPAYFDLASIHSEVYCHKHYANHGVELKRGVDF; translated from the coding sequence ATGACAAGGAACGGCATCGGTATTCGCACAGCGCAAGTGCGTTCGGAACGGCTTACTGGCCAAATACACGTGTACGATGGTGTGGGCAAAGGAAAATCCCAAGCAGCTTTAGGGGTGGTTTTGCGCTCTATTGGCTTAGGAATCAACACACCGAATAATTCCAACCGGGTTTTACTACTGCGCTTTTTAAAAGGGCCAGAACGAGATTATGACGAAGATGGCGCGATCGCGGCCTTACAACGCGGTTTTCCCCATTTAATCGATCAAGTCCGCACAGGGAGAGCAGAATTTTTTGGGCTAGATGAAATTACCGCCTTTGATCGTGCTGAAGCAGCAAGGGGTTGGGATGTAGCCAAAGGCGCGATCGCCTCTGGTTTATATTCTGTCGTCGTCTTAGATGAACTTAACCCCGTCCTAGATTTGGGTTTACTCTCAGTGGATGAGGTAGTGCGGACAATCAAATCTAAACCCCAAGAGTTAGAAATCATCGCCACAGGACGGGGTGCGCCGCAGCAATTACTAGATATTGCGGACTTGCATTCAGAAATGAAACCTCAACATCACCCCACAGCTACAGAACTATTGATTAAAGGCATTGAAATTTACACAGGTGCAGGTAAAGGTAAATCTACCAGTGCTTTAGGCAAAGCCTTACAAGCCATTGGTAGAGGTATTAACCATCCAGGCTCAACTCGTGTCTTGATTATGCAGTGGCTCAAAGGTGGTAGCGGCTACACAGAAGATGCAGCGATCGCCGCTTTGCGACAATCCTATCCGGAAGTAGTAGATCATCAACGTTGTGGCCGAGATGCCATTGTCTGGCGTAATTCCCGACAAGAATTAGACTATGTAGAAGCTGAACGAGGTTGGGAAATTGCCAAAACGGCGATCGCCTCTGGCTTGTATAAAACCATCATCCTCGATGAACTTAATCCCACCGTTGACTTAGAACTACTTCCCGTTGAGCCGATTGTCCAAGCTTTACTCCGCAAACCCCGCGACACCGAAATTATTATTACCGGACGCTGCCAAAATCATCCCGCCTACTTTGATTTAGCTAGCATTCACTCGGAAGTTTACTGTCACAAACACTATGCTAACCACGGTGTAGAACTCAAACGGGGAGTTGATTTTTAA
- the fraC gene encoding filament integrity protein FraC produces MFDDLTLPRIWPIGLILFNFLFFVIAIPLEAYVFHKRLNFDKKSSVFYAIAVNLFSGVIGWLIFFFLEPRLPVDLKTELINYVFFNILRSTNTQGVLILTTITIFFATFLMKFFLLRILVFTINEDFTKKPEENPSISRSKFRFISKAQFQNTNLVTTTVIANSLSYTAITVILWLRNR; encoded by the coding sequence ATGTTTGACGATTTGACTCTTCCGAGAATTTGGCCTATTGGTTTAATTTTGTTTAACTTTCTCTTCTTTGTGATTGCTATTCCTTTGGAAGCTTATGTTTTCCACAAAAGATTAAATTTTGATAAAAAATCTAGTGTATTTTATGCGATCGCAGTCAACCTATTTTCTGGAGTTATTGGTTGGCTGATCTTCTTTTTCTTAGAACCTAGATTACCAGTTGATCTGAAAACAGAACTAATTAACTATGTATTTTTTAATATTTTGCGTTCAACTAATACACAAGGTGTGTTAATTTTAACGACTATTACTATTTTCTTCGCCACCTTCTTAATGAAGTTTTTTCTGTTAAGAATTTTAGTCTTCACAATTAACGAAGATTTTACCAAAAAGCCAGAAGAAAATCCTAGTATTTCCCGTTCAAAATTTCGCTTTATTAGTAAAGCTCAATTCCAAAATACCAATTTGGTGACTACTACAGTCATAGCCAATTCATTGAGTTACACTGCCATTACTGTTATTTTATGGTTGCGTAACAGATAA
- the fraD gene encoding septal junction protein FraD yields MNSLIKDISGIFKIFEDVYERLKKILIPPKAYSWQTLIYLSVFSWVLSYFAIGYIRDAIALFGWLFLIAGTAWYTTDDPLKIPGTFMPVGAVITGFIVSIFAFGNQETGVTPMTIVLWPTISALITAIPEFIEGSDTDSKARIPKPEARQKIIILVGSCMIISCWFQFYFVMNKWIQEYPSLLSDNFQRSTFVIRREAREEVPENGVVILNRLQPLVEEQIADKPWSEVERWLLEANVRLGQLGKQVLDTNLAQYEEKELWRIEPRVVNTKTGYRLDLLSIWIGPSSNPKGYYLKKSCQIEPVAIATGQRNTKKLPEDKPAVAEIDCERLSKFIADSPPAQQ; encoded by the coding sequence TTGAATTCTTTAATTAAGGACATTTCCGGGATATTCAAAATTTTTGAAGATGTTTATGAACGTCTTAAAAAAATCTTGATTCCGCCCAAAGCTTATTCTTGGCAAACTTTAATTTATTTAAGTGTTTTTTCTTGGGTATTATCTTATTTCGCCATAGGTTATATCAGGGATGCAATAGCACTTTTTGGCTGGTTATTTTTAATTGCTGGTACAGCTTGGTATACCACTGATGATCCTCTAAAAATACCAGGTACTTTTATGCCAGTAGGTGCAGTGATTACAGGATTTATCGTCAGCATCTTTGCATTTGGCAACCAAGAAACTGGCGTTACACCAATGACAATTGTTTTATGGCCAACAATATCAGCATTGATTACAGCGATTCCAGAATTTATTGAAGGTAGTGATACTGATTCTAAAGCGCGCATTCCTAAGCCAGAAGCTCGGCAAAAAATCATCATTTTAGTTGGTAGTTGCATGATTATTAGTTGCTGGTTTCAGTTTTATTTTGTCATGAATAAATGGATACAGGAGTATCCTAGTCTGCTATCAGATAACTTCCAGCGTAGTACCTTTGTGATTAGAAGGGAGGCACGAGAAGAAGTACCAGAGAATGGGGTTGTAATTCTGAATAGACTGCAACCATTAGTAGAAGAACAAATAGCTGACAAACCTTGGTCAGAAGTGGAAAGATGGTTGTTAGAGGCCAATGTCAGGTTAGGCCAATTAGGTAAGCAAGTTTTGGATACAAATTTAGCGCAATATGAAGAAAAAGAACTATGGCGGATTGAACCGCGTGTAGTGAATACTAAAACTGGGTATAGGTTAGATTTACTAAGTATCTGGATAGGCCCAAGTTCTAATCCCAAAGGTTATTATCTGAAAAAATCTTGCCAAATTGAACCAGTTGCTATTGCTACAGGACAAAGAAATACTAAGAAATTACCAGAAGATAAACCTGCTGTAGCAGAAATTGATTGTGAACGCTTAAGTAAATTTATTGCTGATTCACCGCCAGCGCAGCAGTAG
- a CDS encoding ABC transporter permease — translation MTRIFVIAKNVFQEVVRDRILYIIGFYALILAVAIRALPEYAASTEDKMFVDFGLAAMSAISLIVTVFIGTGLVNKEIEKRTILLLIAKPVSRGEFITGKFLGLSSVVFVLLASMTAIYLLFLQFGNIPYSMASILIASMFLCLQLAVMTAVAITFGVFTSSLLAVSLTFAVYLMGNITQNLVQLSRISRNPLMERITHTLYLILPDLSRLDLKNDAVYGLQAIPNVTTLISNAGYGVIYITMLLAIAIFIFSRREF, via the coding sequence ATGACTAGAATTTTCGTAATTGCCAAAAATGTGTTTCAGGAAGTGGTGCGCGATCGCATCCTGTATATTATCGGTTTTTATGCTTTAATCTTGGCTGTGGCTATCCGGGCTTTACCTGAGTATGCAGCTAGTACCGAAGACAAAATGTTTGTAGACTTTGGTTTGGCAGCGATGAGTGCCATTAGTCTCATTGTGACTGTATTTATTGGTACAGGACTGGTTAACAAAGAAATCGAAAAACGCACTATCCTGTTATTGATTGCTAAACCTGTCAGCCGTGGGGAATTTATCACAGGTAAATTCTTGGGTTTATCTTCTGTTGTGTTTGTCTTACTCGCCAGTATGACAGCTATTTATCTACTGTTTTTGCAGTTTGGTAATATTCCCTATTCAATGGCAAGTATTTTAATTGCATCGATGTTTTTATGCTTGCAATTGGCTGTGATGACTGCTGTTGCTATTACTTTTGGTGTATTTACTAGCTCTTTGTTAGCAGTCTCTCTAACATTTGCTGTATATTTGATGGGGAATATTACTCAAAATTTAGTACAACTGAGTCGGATAAGTCGCAATCCTTTAATGGAACGCATCACTCATACTTTATATCTGATATTGCCAGATTTATCTCGACTAGATTTAAAAAATGATGCTGTTTATGGACTGCAAGCAATACCTAATGTTACTACATTGATTAGCAATGCAGGTTATGGCGTAATTTACATTACCATGCTGTTAGCGATCGCAATTTTTATATTCTCACGTCGGGAATTTTAA
- a CDS encoding pentapeptide repeat-containing protein encodes MKNFAGKQELVLSQIKDKFCQRRDFSGCDLSGIDLAGVDLSGINLIGADLSFANLCGCVMTGANLNGANLMQANLREAKLYEASLSEVNLNHADLTYANLCRAFLWRSQCHGTNFWGASLCEADLQETNFTQAKLVEASLIEANLTRANLTASKLCGAILLEANLTGVNLTGADLTWANLTKANLSDANLQDTKLIFAKLRDTIEPNGTIQHHQIAIIE; translated from the coding sequence ATGAAAAATTTTGCTGGCAAACAAGAATTAGTATTGAGTCAAATCAAAGACAAATTTTGTCAGCGTCGAGATTTCAGTGGATGTGATTTGAGTGGTATTGACTTGGCAGGAGTTGACTTGAGTGGGATTAACTTGATTGGAGCAGATTTAAGCTTTGCTAATTTATGCGGTTGTGTAATGACAGGTGCTAACCTCAACGGTGCAAATTTAATGCAAGCTAATTTGCGTGAAGCTAAGTTATATGAAGCTTCTTTATCAGAAGTTAATTTAAATCATGCTGATTTAACCTATGCAAATTTATGCCGAGCTTTTTTGTGGCGATCGCAATGTCATGGTACAAACTTTTGGGGAGCTTCTTTGTGTGAAGCTGATTTACAGGAAACCAACTTCACTCAGGCTAAGTTAGTGGAAGCATCTTTAATTGAAGCTAATTTAACTAGAGCTAATCTTACCGCCAGCAAGTTATGCGGAGCTATCCTACTAGAAGCTAATTTAACCGGAGTTAACTTGACTGGTGCTGACTTAACATGGGCAAATCTCACCAAGGCTAACTTGAGTGATGCCAACCTGCAAGACACCAAATTAATTTTTGCCAAATTGCGCGATACAATTGAGCCTAATGGCACAATTCAACACCATCAGATAGCCATTATTGAATGA
- a CDS encoding serine/threonine protein kinase, producing the protein MIGETLNARYEIQQQLGKKAGRRTLLARDIVTGELVVVKLLSFSSDFEWDDLKLFEREAETLKSLSHPLIPRYLDYFEVNNPNIKGFALVQSYIPAPTLEQYLESGRTFTEADVKQVAQAVLEILIYLHGLHPPVIHRDIKPSNILLGERSGNSVGEVYLVDFGSVQTALATEGGTRTVVGTYGYMPPEQFGGRTVPASDLYSLGGTLIYLVTGTNPADLPQKDFRIQFESVTHLSPGLTRWLKLMTEPSVERRFSSASVALQALDESQALTDVSSLVTTQPVGSQIKLTKNWDSLEVLIPPVGFQPSMIFTGLFAIAWNSFILFWTLGALSAPFPVNLPFALFSLPFWGAGGFMLYSLFLGLFGRIRLRVDSQQITFTQELFGLKFHRPRPSTRESIRKLVYTKKHWAKDAEGSRTQVPAQLDIWAGVQKYHLGINTAIQSEAELEWLAHEISDWLGIPIQQE; encoded by the coding sequence ATGATTGGAGAAACATTAAATGCTCGCTACGAGATTCAACAACAGTTAGGCAAAAAAGCCGGACGACGGACGCTACTAGCGAGGGATATAGTCACTGGCGAATTGGTGGTAGTCAAATTGCTGTCTTTTAGCAGTGACTTTGAATGGGATGATCTCAAGCTGTTTGAGCGTGAGGCTGAAACGCTTAAGTCGTTGTCTCATCCTTTAATTCCACGATATTTAGATTATTTTGAAGTAAATAACCCTAATATTAAAGGATTTGCCTTAGTACAGAGTTATATCCCAGCTCCAACTTTAGAGCAATACTTAGAAAGTGGTAGAACTTTTACTGAAGCTGACGTTAAACAAGTAGCCCAAGCAGTTTTAGAGATTTTGATATATTTACACGGGTTGCATCCGCCTGTAATTCACCGTGATATTAAGCCTAGCAATATTTTATTGGGAGAGCGTTCTGGTAACAGTGTCGGTGAAGTTTATCTGGTAGATTTTGGCTCAGTTCAGACGGCTTTGGCTACAGAAGGTGGGACAAGAACTGTAGTTGGAACTTACGGTTATATGCCACCTGAGCAATTTGGTGGGCGTACAGTACCAGCTTCCGACCTTTATAGTTTAGGTGGGACTTTAATTTACCTAGTGACGGGTACTAATCCGGCCGATTTACCCCAAAAGGACTTTCGCATTCAGTTTGAGTCAGTTACTCATCTGAGTCCAGGTTTGACGCGTTGGCTAAAGTTGATGACTGAACCGAGTGTAGAACGGCGATTCAGTTCTGCAAGTGTGGCACTACAAGCTTTAGACGAGTCGCAAGCACTAACAGATGTTAGTAGTTTAGTTACTACTCAACCAGTTGGTAGCCAGATTAAGTTAACTAAAAATTGGGATTCCCTAGAAGTTCTGATCCCGCCGGTTGGGTTTCAGCCATCGATGATATTTACAGGTTTGTTTGCGATCGCCTGGAATTCGTTTATCCTGTTTTGGACACTTGGTGCATTATCAGCCCCTTTCCCCGTCAATTTACCCTTTGCTTTATTCTCTCTGCCTTTTTGGGGGGCTGGCGGTTTTATGTTGTACAGTTTGTTCCTGGGTTTATTTGGACGTATCCGCTTGCGTGTAGATAGTCAACAAATTACTTTTACTCAAGAGTTATTTGGCTTGAAGTTTCATCGTCCTCGACCATCCACCAGAGAAAGTATTAGAAAGCTAGTTTACACCAAAAAACATTGGGCTAAAGATGCTGAAGGAAGTCGTACTCAAGTACCAGCACAATTAGATATTTGGGCGGGTGTACAAAAGTATCATCTTGGAATTAATACGGCTATTCAATCGGAAGCAGAACTTGAATGGTTAGCCCACGAAATCAGCGATTGGCTTGGTATTCCTATTCAGCAAGAATAA
- the cbiT gene encoding precorrin-6Y C5,15-methyltransferase subunit CbiT — MPSQLWPYVTPGIPDELFEHLPGIPFSQREIRLLLISQMRLEPDSVLWDIGAGTGTIPVEVGLLCPQGKIIAVERDEEVANLIKRNCDRFGVKNVEVIEGSAPECLHDLKIAPHRVCLEGGRAIQEILQAVWHYLPSSGRVVATASNLESLYAISQSFSQLQARNVEVVQSAVNRLEKRGFSQTFAAVDPIFILSGEKLD; from the coding sequence ATGCCTTCCCAACTTTGGCCTTATGTCACTCCTGGTATTCCCGATGAATTATTCGAGCATTTACCAGGAATTCCTTTTAGCCAGCGAGAAATTAGATTGCTTTTGATATCTCAGATGCGGCTAGAACCTGATTCTGTGCTGTGGGATATTGGGGCGGGAACAGGGACAATTCCGGTAGAAGTGGGGTTATTGTGTCCTCAAGGCAAGATTATTGCTGTAGAACGGGATGAAGAAGTTGCCAACTTAATTAAGCGTAACTGCGATCGCTTTGGTGTTAAAAATGTCGAAGTCATTGAAGGTAGTGCGCCAGAGTGTCTACATGACCTCAAAATTGCTCCCCACCGTGTTTGTTTGGAGGGAGGACGAGCCATTCAAGAGATTTTGCAAGCAGTATGGCATTATTTACCCTCATCAGGCAGAGTAGTTGCCACAGCTAGTAATTTAGAAAGCCTATATGCTATTTCTCAAAGCTTTTCCCAGTTACAAGCCAGAAATGTGGAAGTAGTGCAGTCGGCAGTGAACCGCTTAGAGAAACGGGGATTTTCGCAAACCTTTGCTGCCGTTGATCCCATTTTTATCCTCAGTGGTGAGAAACTAGACTAG
- a CDS encoding phosphatidate cytidylyltransferase, with protein MPWSRIISGIVAIALALGAVLLGGWYFTIMLGVVVFLGQQEYFDLVRTRNILPAAKTTLFLSLVLLAISTLNDALADAVMPIAGTVICFYLLFQPKMATIADVSASIMGLFYVGYLPSYWVRLRAIGSVAISNIPFGGYWPTTWTDILAEKNLTFLPQGLTITVLTFLCIWAADIGAYIFGKFFGKTRLSDISPKKTVEGAVFGISASLAVALIGAYYLQLPKFLLTGTTLGLLIGLASLLGDLTESMLKRDAGVKDSGQLIPGHGGILDRTDSYIFTAPLVYYFVTLVLPILGNRQ; from the coding sequence ATGCCTTGGTCTCGGATTATTAGTGGAATTGTTGCGATCGCCCTTGCTTTAGGTGCTGTCTTATTGGGGGGTTGGTATTTTACGATCATGCTTGGTGTTGTCGTTTTTTTGGGGCAGCAGGAATATTTTGATTTGGTGCGAACCAGAAACATTTTGCCGGCTGCCAAAACTACACTATTTCTTAGTCTAGTCTTGCTGGCAATTTCTACCCTCAATGATGCTTTGGCTGATGCTGTGATGCCGATAGCTGGAACGGTGATTTGTTTTTATTTGCTGTTTCAGCCGAAAATGGCGACGATCGCAGATGTTTCGGCTTCCATTATGGGACTATTTTATGTCGGGTACTTGCCGAGTTATTGGGTACGGTTACGCGCCATTGGTAGTGTAGCCATTAGCAATATTCCTTTTGGCGGATATTGGCCTACAACCTGGACAGACATCCTAGCAGAGAAAAATCTTACCTTTTTACCACAAGGGCTGACAATCACAGTGTTAACTTTCTTGTGTATTTGGGCAGCAGATATTGGTGCGTATATTTTTGGTAAATTCTTTGGTAAAACCCGTCTTTCTGATATTAGTCCCAAAAAAACTGTTGAAGGTGCAGTCTTTGGGATCAGTGCTAGTCTAGCAGTTGCTCTAATTGGCGCGTATTATCTTCAGTTACCCAAATTTCTCCTCACTGGTACAACACTGGGTTTATTAATTGGGTTGGCTAGTCTATTAGGTGATCTCACTGAATCGATGCTCAAACGCGATGCTGGCGTAAAAGATTCGGGACAATTAATCCCTGGACATGGTGGTATTTTAGATCGCACCGATAGCTATATTTTCACAGCTCCCCTAGTTTACTATTTCGTCACGCTAGTATTACCAATATTAGGCAATAGGCAATAG
- a CDS encoding LmeA family phospholipid-binding protein encodes MPEQNPQTQGVNKIRIITKLLKTALQLWLKAQVSQVSQLEVDLKASDRQLLSGCIPWVSIFATHAVYQGLHITQIKLAAENIQINIGQILKGQPLQLLQVVPVVGELIAQETELNASLSSELLSTALKDLLVKLLPEYCQNAKSIFWQKIILENQQITLNAILASTGEPIPLEISFSLKLLSGQELQVSQINVIQNDSLILESSDNYNFHLGSDVDLQELSLIPGQLVCRGQVNVNP; translated from the coding sequence ATGCCAGAGCAGAATCCCCAAACACAAGGTGTTAACAAAATCCGCATAATTACGAAACTCCTCAAAACAGCATTGCAGCTATGGTTAAAGGCGCAAGTTAGCCAAGTCTCTCAGCTAGAAGTGGATCTCAAAGCTAGCGATCGCCAACTCCTTTCCGGTTGCATACCTTGGGTTTCCATCTTCGCCACTCATGCTGTTTATCAAGGTCTCCATATTACCCAAATTAAACTAGCAGCAGAGAATATTCAAATCAATATCGGCCAAATACTGAAAGGTCAACCACTGCAATTGTTGCAAGTAGTACCAGTAGTTGGCGAACTGATTGCACAAGAGACGGAGCTGAATGCTTCCCTCTCCTCTGAATTATTATCGACTGCTTTAAAGGATTTACTGGTTAAACTTTTACCAGAATATTGTCAAAATGCCAAGTCTATTTTTTGGCAAAAGATTATTCTGGAAAATCAACAAATCACACTGAATGCCATCCTAGCATCTACAGGTGAACCTATACCCTTAGAAATTAGTTTCTCCTTAAAACTGCTGAGTGGGCAGGAGTTGCAAGTATCACAAATTAACGTCATCCAAAATGACAGCTTAATATTAGAAAGTAGCGATAATTACAATTTTCATCTTGGCTCAGACGTTGATCTCCAAGAACTCAGCCTGATCCCCGGTCAGTTAGTTTGTCGTGGACAAGTTAACGTTAATCCGTGA
- a CDS encoding pseudouridine synthase translates to MEARLQKVLSEFGIASRREAEEMIRRSRVRINGVVAQLGQKVDPQKDKITVDGQLVSARDRPTLVYVLLNKPLGVVSTCDDPQGRKTVLDLLPPDLRQGYGIHPVGRLDVNSTGALILTNDGELTFRLTHPRHSIPKTYQVLVKGHPPKAVLEEWRQGVLLDGRKTRPAQVSLLESLAENTRLEIILQEGKNRQIRRVAEQLGYPVIKLHRSAIGSIELQKSQKPCLREGKYRFLQDDEIRCLQNQTKHIPIKDSAELRSVKKHEMANKKDR, encoded by the coding sequence ATGGAGGCTAGGTTACAAAAGGTTCTTTCTGAATTCGGTATAGCCTCACGTCGAGAAGCTGAAGAAATGATTCGGCGATCACGCGTGCGGATCAATGGTGTAGTAGCACAATTAGGACAGAAAGTTGACCCCCAAAAGGATAAGATTACAGTTGACGGTCAGCTAGTATCAGCTCGCGATCGTCCGACGCTTGTATATGTTTTATTAAACAAACCCCTTGGTGTCGTTTCCACTTGTGACGATCCCCAAGGCAGAAAGACAGTCTTGGATTTATTACCTCCAGACTTGCGTCAAGGTTATGGTATTCATCCGGTTGGTCGTCTAGATGTAAATTCTACAGGCGCATTAATACTCACTAATGATGGAGAATTGACCTTTAGGCTCACCCATCCACGTCACAGTATTCCTAAGACTTATCAAGTTCTAGTAAAAGGCCATCCCCCGAAAGCAGTATTGGAAGAGTGGCGGCAGGGTGTGCTGTTAGATGGGAGAAAAACCCGTCCAGCCCAGGTAAGCTTGCTAGAAAGTCTTGCTGAAAATACTCGTTTAGAAATTATTTTACAGGAGGGAAAAAACCGCCAAATTCGCCGTGTAGCAGAACAATTGGGATATCCAGTCATTAAGTTACATCGCAGTGCGATCGGCTCAATTGAATTACAAAAATCACAAAAGCCCTGCTTACGTGAGGGTAAATATCGTTTTCTCCAAGATGACGAAATTCGTTGCCTACAAAATCAGACTAAACACATACCTATTAAAGATTCTGCTGAGTTAAGGAGTGTCAAAAAACATGAAATGGCTAACAAGAAAGACAGATGA
- a CDS encoding helix-turn-helix domain-containing protein: MKWLTRKTDEQPKLTIEQERAEKLTQIGAQLWASRQERGLSLDEMVVHTKIPRRLLQAIEEGNLEDLPEPIYIQGFIRQFADAVGFNGVEFASNFPIDSQPMNLPQVGTTKPSINQLRPLHLYLLYIFLIVCAVSSLSQLLNNTALKANNNEIKPENLVKKQPNQPKQLTNTLPVSNRLTGEKDNQSVQIGVTLKASSWIRVVADGKTEFEGVLPEGAHRVWKAEEQLTVKTNNAGGVLMSVNEQEAKQMGEPGKEEEIKIAAAKPEY; the protein is encoded by the coding sequence ATGAAATGGCTAACAAGAAAGACAGATGAGCAGCCAAAACTGACAATAGAACAAGAAAGAGCCGAAAAACTAACCCAAATAGGCGCTCAGTTGTGGGCTTCACGTCAAGAACGGGGTTTATCTCTAGATGAAATGGTTGTCCATACTAAAATTCCCCGGCGACTATTACAGGCAATTGAAGAAGGTAATCTAGAGGATTTGCCAGAACCCATTTATATTCAAGGCTTTATTAGACAATTTGCTGATGCAGTTGGCTTCAATGGAGTGGAATTTGCCAGTAATTTTCCTATTGATTCTCAACCAATGAATCTACCCCAGGTAGGAACAACTAAACCATCAATTAATCAATTACGTCCACTACATCTTTATTTACTGTACATATTCTTGATCGTATGCGCTGTCAGCAGTTTGTCTCAGTTATTGAACAATACTGCCTTAAAAGCAAATAATAACGAGATTAAACCAGAGAATTTGGTTAAAAAACAACCAAATCAACCTAAACAGTTAACAAACACTTTACCTGTTAGCAATCGCCTCACAGGTGAAAAAGACAATCAATCCGTACAGATTGGTGTGACTTTAAAAGCGTCCTCTTGGATTCGGGTAGTCGCTGATGGCAAAACCGAGTTTGAGGGAGTTCTACCAGAGGGAGCGCATCGCGTTTGGAAAGCGGAAGAACAGTTAACCGTCAAAACTAACAATGCTGGTGGTGTGCTGATGAGTGTTAATGAGCAAGAAGCCAAACAAATGGGAGAACCTGGTAAGGAGGAAGAAATTAAGATTGCTGCTGCTAAACCTGAATATTGA